The genomic window TACAGCTTTACTAAAAGAATATTTCTTTAAGCCATTTAGGGAAAAAGAAGAAAATTATTTTCAGTTTACCAATGAAGTAGATGTAGAATTTAATCCCTTATTTAAAATTGTTACTGAAATTTTTGAACAACCGGAAACCGCGCACGAAAAGTCCAAACAAATTACTTCTTTATTATACGAACAATCACAACATCCGCATATCAAAGGGGGAGAAGTCTACAGTACGTACCTGGAGAATGTGATGATAGATAATCAAAAGGTAGCTGCTATTGGTATTTTTAAATCCGAATTAAAAAGCGATTTTTTACAATTTGAAGAAAAAGGTAGCAACCTTGATATTTTTTTACAACAAGGAGTTAACTTAAACAAATTAGATAAGGGTTGCCTAATATTTAATATTAAAAAAGAAGAAGGTTATAAAATTTTATCCATAGATTCAAACCGGTATGATACCAAATACTGGCTGGAACAATTCCTGGGAGTTGAAGCATTTGAAGATGAAAATTTTTATACGAAGAAGTATATGAAATTTTGCCAGGACTTTGCCAAAGACGTAGTACGTCCGGCGGAAGATAAGAAAGAAGAAGTCATGTTTATGAACCGTGCAGTTAACCATTTTGCTAAAAATGATGAATTTGAAGAAACGGCTTTTTTAAATGAAGTGATCGAAAACCCGGAACTAATTCCGGAATTTAAACATTATAAAACCGAAAAAGCGCCAAAATATCATATCGAAGACCTTACCTCCTTCCCTATTGCTAATACGGCTGTCACAGCAGCCAGAAAAAAAATTAAAAATCTAATTAGCCTTGACACAAATATTCAAATCAAGATGGATTTTATAAACCCCGAATCTGCCGAAAAATTTGTAGAAAAAGGTTGGGACGAAGAAAAACAAATGTATTATTACCTGGTATATTTTAATAAGGAAACCACTTAAACTATAGCTTTAAAAACGGTTTTATAAAAAAAATATGATCTACTTGTATCCATACATTTATTAGAAATTCGAATTAATTTAAGAGGACTTTAGCATTTTTAGCTTAAATATTGTTAGTCACCTAACATTTTCTTATTGTGTTTGCCTATACTTTTACCATTCAATATAAATGGAAACAACACAATGAAAACAAATTTACTAAAGGAAAGCAAAAAAGTATGGCAGGCAGCCGTATTTAGTTTGCTATGCGGAATCTCATTCGCAAACGCTCAAGATGTCTTATTCACAAACGTAGATCCGGTAGAAGATGTACTTACCATCTCTAATCCGACTAATGCTACGGTTGATCTTAGCAATTATCAATTATGCCTTGGACCAGGTACTTATTTAAGAATTGGTTCTTTAACTCCTATTGAAGGAGATGTTATGTTAGCCGCAGGAGAAGATGTAGTTCTATCTTACACCATGGAAGATGAGGCAGATGGTCTTAGCTTGTTTAGTCAAAGTAGTTTTAGTTCTTCAGATCCTACTATTCTTATTGATTATGTTCAATGGGGTGCTGCTAATCAACCCAGAGTTGATCAGGCAGTTGCTGCCAGAAGATGGGGTGATGTCAATGATTTTGTAATGGGGGTACCTCCTTACACTTCTACAGAAGGTGGATCGTCAGAAGCTTGGGCTACTGCACTTAGTGGTGGTACAATCACTGGTGGACCTTTTGATTTTATTGTAGATGGTACAGCTGATATGATTCCGGAAGGTTCTATTACTTTAGAAGGAGCTATTGGTGACAACATGAGTTATGTAATTACTGACGCAGACTTAAATATTTTAGGATTGCCTCCTACGATAGAAGCTTTAGAAGGTGTAAACTTTGATGAAGCGGGTGTAGGGGTTTGTTTAATATGGCATATCAGTCACGACGGAACCTTAACTGGAGCTGCTATGGGTGAAAATGTTAGTAATTTATCCGGAAATTTTGCACTTTCTAATTCTATTACCGTTGTACGGTCTACTACCGATGAAGTTGTTGGAGGCACCTTAGTTGGTGGACCTTATGAATTCGTAGTGGGTGATGGTGTACCTAGTATGATCCCGGCGGGTAGCTTAACGCTTGAAGGGGCAGTAGGTGATTTCTCAGGATATATCATTACTGATGATAGAGCAGAAATTTTAGGATTACCTCCTACAATAGAGGCTTTAGAAGGTGTAAATTTTGACGATGCTGGTACTGGAACTTGTTTAATTTTTCATATCAGTCATGACGGATCCTTAAACAATGCTGAAATGGGTGTACGATTAGGTGATCTGGAAGGAAATTTCAGTATATCCGAACCTGTTAGAGTATTTAGAAAAACAGTAAATGGTGGTACGATTACCGGCGGACCTTTTGAATTCACCGTAGATGGTACGGCAGATATGATTCCGGCTGGTTCTATTACTTTAGATGGTGCAGTTGGTCCTAATATGAGTTATGTTATCACGGATGCAGATTTAAATATTTTAGGATTACCTCCTACAATAGAAGCTTTAGAAGGTGTAAACTTTGATGAAGCCGGTGCAGGGGTATGTCTGATTTGGCATATTAGTCATGACGGAAGTTTAGAAGGAGCTGCCGTAGGTGGAGATGCTAGTACATTAATGGGTAATTTTGACCTATCGAATTCTATTACGGTTATCCGACCTTCTACAGTAACAGTTGATGGTGGTACTTTGACTGGAGGACCTTTTGAATTTGTAGTAGGAGATGGAATACGAGATGAAATTGATATACGGGATATTACTCTTGAAGGTGCGGAAGGTGATTTTCAAGATTATTTACTTACTGATGAAGATGGAAATATTTTACGAGGGCCTACCTCCATACGAGAAGTATTAGTAGGTGTTAATTTTGATACTAGAGATGCAGGGGTTTGTTTAATATGGCATATCAGTCACGACGGAAGTTTATACGGAGCTGACAGAGGTGCTAATGCAGCAGATCTACAAGGAAATTTTGACCTTTCAAACGCTATTGAGGTGATACGAACTGCTAGCGAAGAAGAAGTTGAAGGAGGTACGTTAACTGGTGGTCCATTTGCGTTTTGTGTAGGTGATGGTGAAGCAGATAGCATAGACCCTGATGCAATTACTTTAGAAGGTGCGGTTGGTGCTAATATGGCTTGGGTAATTACCGATACGCAGGGAGAGATTCTTGGACTACCCGCTACTTTCTCTGATGTTGATTTTGATGGTGCCGGAGAAGGAGACTGTTTGGTTTGGCATATCAGCCACGATGGTACTTTAGAGGGAGCAGAAGTTGGTGCCGTAGCACCAGGGGACCTATCCGGAAACTTTAGTTTATCCAATCCGATAACTGTTGAGAGACTTACAGGTGATGACTGTGAAATACTTTCTACGGATGATTTCTCAAGAGAAACAGCATTTAGCGTATATCCGCAACCTGCCTCTACCTTATTAAATTTAGAAATGAATTTAACTGTTACAAATGATACACGAGTTGTTTTGTATAATATGGTAGGTCAGGAAGTAAAAGCTCTGGATATTACTAATGAAAATGTAACTAGCATAGATGTAAGCGATCTATCAAGTGGTTTATATATCTTAAGTTTAACAAATCAGAACGGTAGCGATAGTTTTAACAAACAGGTTATTATTAACTAGCACTGTCTTCTAAATAAGAATAAAAACCGGAAAGTTATTAAGACTTTCCGGTTTTTTTGTTTTTATAAATAAACAAAATAGTTTCTTCAAATTAGCTTTTTTGATAAAGCGATACAATCTTTCCCTTTACCGCATCTTTTGATGCACTCGCCCTTTCCATTATTTCTTCAATCAATTCTTTGGATTCTGAAATTTCAAAAAGTAATTCGGTTTTAACACGTACTAAGGCTTCTAAAATATCAATAGGCATCCCCTTTACCAATAATAATCTGTCAATTTCAGGAAGGACTTTAAAATCACTTTCCAAACACAATTGAACAATTACCGTGTAATTTCTATTTTCCAAAAATTCCTGGTCTTCTTTTGCACTTCTGTAGGTATGGCCTTTATCAATCCAGGATTTACTAAGTAGAATATCGTAGTCTTTAATAGCTGTTAAGATCTCGTTGGTCCATCGATTCCTGATCGAACTTTGATGGTATAAATATCGTTTTAGGGGCACTATTTGCACATCCTCAGCAGAGTTGTAATAAGATCTTTCTATTCTAAAAAATAACTCTACCAGATCATGTATTGCTTTTTTATCTTTTCCGGTAATAGGATCTTCTTTACTTTGCACACTTACTTCATAACTCATAACAACCATCTCTTAAGTACGGTAAAAGTAGCCTAAGCCTTACATATTTATTATCTGATTCAATAAAATATATATTCTTAATGAATTTAATAGGAACCGATTAAACACGCTATAATAAAAAGTGAACCAGGAAATACTCGTTTTTATTAAAGAATTAATTAATTACAAGCCTTTTTTTTCGTTTTCAGTTAAAACTTTCACTTTTTTTTATATTTTGCATTAGACTTCACAATAAAGCGTAGCAGTTAATTTTTCCTAATAGAAAAATTTCCTTTTACCTATTTATAATTTTTTAAAATAGAATAAATCATAGGCTAATTATATGGATACGATAACAAGACTATTCGATTTTCCGCACTACCAGATAGAAAGGTTTAATTTACCTGATGCCCTGGTAACTAAATACAATGGAGAATGGGTAAAAACATCTACTAAAGAATATTTGGATAAAGCAAATAAACTAAGTAGAGGCTTACTACGCCTGGGTATACAACCTAACGATAAAGTAGCTATTATCTCTACTAATAATCGAACGGAATGGAATATAACGGATATTGGTATACTCCAGACAGGTGCGCAAGACGTACCTATTTATCCGACCATCTCTCAGGAAGATTACGAATACGTACTTAATCACTCGGAATCCAAATATTGTTTTGTATCCGATAAAGAGGTATTTGAAAAGGTAAAAAATATACAGGCTAATGTTCCATCACTTCAGGGTGTATATTCTTATGATGAGGTAGCAGGTTGTAAAAGCTGGAATGAGGTATTGGATTTAGGAAAAGACGAAAGCAATCAGGAAGAAGTCAAACAACGTATGGCAAATGTAAAAGAAACTGACCTTGCAACTTTGATTTATACTTCGGGTACTACAGGGAGGCCTAAAGGGGTGATGTTAAGTCATCAGAATGTAGTAAGTAATGCCCTTAACAGTTCTACCCGCTTTCCTATTATAGATGGGAATACCCGTGCTTTGAGCTTCTTACCGGTATGTCATATTTATGAGCGTATGTTAATGTACCTATACCAATACCGGGGGGTCTCTATTTATTTTGCCGAATCTATTGAAGCTATTAGTGACAACTTAAAAGAAGTAAAACCCCATGTAATGACTGCGGTACCGCGGTTGTTAGAAAAGGTATATGATAAAATTATAGCTAAAGGGGCGGATCTGGACGGAATTAAAAAGAAACTATTTTTCTGGGCAGTAGAGCTGGGGTTAGAATATCAACCTTACGGAGCTAATGGCTGGTGGTACGAAAAAAAACTAGGCATCGCCAGAAAAATCATATTTAGCAAATGGCATGAAGGTTTGGGCGGAGAACTACAATTAATTGCTTGTGGTAGTGCAGCACTACAAAGTCGGTTAGCCAAAGTTTTTAATGCTGCAGGCATTGGGGTCATGGAAGGTTACGGTCTGACCGAAACCTCTCCGGTAATTGCCGTAAATGACAAACGGGATAAAGGTTTTAAAATCGGAACGGTAGGAAAACCCATACCGCACACAGAAGTAAAAATTGCAGATGATGGCGAAATCCTGGTAAAAGGCCCTCAGGTAATGTTGGGCTACTACAAAGATGATATTAAAACAAACGAAGTATTACAAAACGGGTATTTTCACACCGGAGATATCGGAGAGATTGATAGTGAAGGTTTTTTAAAAATTACCGATCGTAAGAAAGAAATTTTTAAAACCTCCGGAGGTAAATACGTAGCCCCGCAGATCATTGAAAATGCTATGAAACAATCTCGTTTTATCGAACAAATTATGGTAATTGGAGAAGGCGAGAAAATGCCTGCTGCTTTTATTCAACCTAACTTTGAATTTGTAAAAGAATGGGCGGAGCGTAAAGGAATTGTGATAGGAACCAATAATATAGAGATTGTTTCTAATCAAAAAGTAATAGACCGTTTCCAGGAAGAAGTTACGGAGCATAATGCAAAATTCGGAAAATGGGAACAGGTTAAACGTTTTGAACTTACTCCGGATGAATGGAGTATAGAAGCAGAGCACCTTACTCCTACCATGAAACTAAAAAGAAGGGTGATCAAAGCAAAATATCAAAATTTATACGATAAAATTTACATTTCCGTATAACTATTCCCTTTAAAATAACAGTATTTTATAAAAAACTTCTCATTCTATGGGGAGTTTTTTTATTATCTTCCTAAAAACTAACAACTTTCATTTAGAAATACGGAAATTTTTATAAATTTATTATGCATGCATAATAAATTTATTTATCTTTACCTTAGTAATGTATTTACATGAAAGAAAAAACAATTGATTATACGTTAAGAGCAACCTGGATGGCTGTTGCTAAGATGTATAATGAAGAAGCTGGAAAAAAAGGCAGTACCATGGCAACCGGATTTGCCTTGTTAAGTATAGATCCGGAAAAAGGTACTCCCTCTACTTCCTTAGGTCCTAAAATGGGAATGGAGGCCACAAGTTTATCCAGGACCTTAAAGATGATGGAAGAAAAAGGTTTGATTTTTAGAAAAAAAAACCCAATGGACGGGAGGGGTGTTTTAATATACCTGACAGATTTTGGTAAGGATATGAGGGATTTTTCTAAAGAGGTAGTACTTACTTTTGACAAAGTAGTTAGAGAAAATATAGCACCGGAAAAACTAAGTATTTTCTTTGAGGTATTTCAAAAGATAAATGACCTGATTGCCATGAAAAAAATTTACAAAAACAACGAATCTATAAAATCTTAAAATAAGTATAAGTTCTATATGAAGAGAAATATAAAAAAGGTAGCTGTCATAGGATCCGGAATTATGGGTTCCGGTATAGCCTGCCACTTCGCAAACATCGGTGTCGAAGTTTTATTGTTAGATATAGTTCCTCGAGAACTTACTGATAAAGAAAAAGCCAAAGGGCTTAGCCTTGAGGATAAAGTAGTACGTAACCGTTTAGTAAACGAAGCTTTGGCTACCGCTTTAAAATCAAAACCCTCTCCCATTTATCATCAAAAATTTGCCAGTCGGATTACTACCGGAAACCTGGAGGATGATATTGCGGGAATAAAAGAAGTTGATTGGATTATTGAGGTAGTTGTAGAACGCCTGGATATAAAAAAGAAGGTTTTTGAAAACCTAGAAAAGTACAGAAAAGAAGGAACCCTAATCACTTCGAATACTTCAGGTATTCCTATAAAATTCATGAGTGAAGGGCGAAGTGATGATTTTAAGAAGCATTTCTGCGGAACCCATTTCTTTAATCCTGCCCGTTATTTAAAGTTATTTGAAATTATTCCGGGACCTGAGACTTCGGATGAAGTCTTAAGTTTTCTCAATACTTACGGAGAAAAATTCTTAGGAAAAACATCAGTGGTAGCTAAAGATACACCTGCTTTTATCGGAAACCGTATCGGAATCTTTAGTATTATGAGCCTTTTTCATATGGTAAAGGAGATGGACTTAACGGTAGAAGAGGTAGATAAATTAACCGGCCCGGTCATTGGTCGACCAAAATCGGCAACCTTCCGGACGGTTGATGTAGTAGGTTTAGACACCCTAGTACACGTTGCTAACGGAATTGCTGAAAATTGCCCGGATGACGAGCGTCATGAATTATTTAAACTCCCGGATTTTATTTCAACCTTGATGAAAAATAAGTGGTTGGGAAGTAAAACCGGACAAGGTTTTTATAAAAAAGAACGAAAAAAAGACGGAAGTTCAGATATTCTGACGCTAGATCTAAATACAATGGATTACCGGGAGAAAAAGAGAGCCTCCTTCCCTACCCTGGAAATGACAAAAACCATTGACAAAGTAGTAGATCGTTTTAAAGTATTGGTAAACGGAAAAGACAAAGCCGGTGAATTTTACCGAAAAAACTTTACTGCCCTTTTTGCCTACGTTTCTAATCGAATTCCTGAAATTACTGAGGAATTTTATAAGATTGATGATGCGATGAAAGCCGGTTTTGGTTGGGAACACGGTCCCTTCCAGATTTGGGATGCCATCGGAGTAGAAAAAGCAATAGAACTAATGAAAGCCGAAGGGTATGAACCTGCAAGTTGGGTAAACGACATGATTGCTTCCGGCAGTACTTCTTTTTATACTATAAAAGATGGAGCTACCTACTATTATGATATTTCAAAAAAGGAACAGGTAAAAGTTCCGGGACAAGATGCTTTTATTATTCTGGATAACATCCGTAAATCCGCAGAGGTATTTAAAAATAGTGGAGTTGTAGTAGAAGATTTGGGTGATGGTATTTTGAATGTAGAATTTCAAAGTAAGATGAACTCGATTGGCGGGGATGTTTTGGCTGGCTTAAACAAAGCTATTGATATAGCAGAAAAAGATTTTCAGGGATTAGTTGTCGGTAACCAGGGGGCTAATTTTTCCGTTGGTGCTAATATCGGAATGATTTTTATGATGGCGGTTGAGCAGGAGTATGATGAGCTAAACATGGCTGTAAAATACTTCCAGGATTCCTGTATGCGCTTACGCTATTCGGCGATACCCACTGTAGTAGCTCCCCATGGAATGACCTTAGGTGGCGGTTGCGAAATGACCTTACATGCAGATAAAGTAGTTGCTGCGGCAGAGAGCTATATCGGACTTGTTGAATTCGGTGTCGGCGTAATTCCCGGAGGTGGCGGATCTAAGGAAATGGCTCTACGTGCTTCGGATATGTTTCAAAAAAATGATGTGGAATTAAATGTATTACAAGAACATTTTTTAACTATTGGAATGGCAAAAGTATCCACTTCGGCTTACGAAGCTTATGATACTAATATCCTTCAGCAAGGGAAGGATATTGTGGTTGTCAACAAAGATCGCCAAATTGCTACTGCAAAGGCTTACGCACAATTAATGGCAGAACAAGGCTATACCCAACCCATCCGACGTAAAGATGTAAAAGTTTTGGGTAAACAAGCTTTAGGAATGTTTCTGGTAGGAACAGATGCCATGGAAGCCGGTAAGTATATCTCTGAACATGACAAAAAGATAGCCAATAAACTAGCCTATGTCATGGCTGGAGGTGACCTATCTGAAGCCACCATGGTATCTGAACAGTACTTGCTGGACTTAGAAAGAGAAGCCTTTTTATCCTTAACCACAGAACGCAAATCCTTAGAACGAATCGAACATATGCTGAAGAAAGGGAAACCGTTGAGGAATTAGTTAATAGTTAATAAGAAACTAGACGCTAGACAACTAGATACTAGACTTATGAAGAGACATAATTTTAAAAAATTAAAGATTTGGCAGGATAGTATAAAATTGGTTAGCGATAGTTATGAACTAACTAAAACTTTTCCTGATTCTGAAAAATTTAATTTGTGTTCTCAAATGAATAGATGTGCCGTTTCCATTCCTTCTAATATTTCGGAAGGATCTAGTAAAAGCACAAATCGTCATTTTAAAAAATTTCTGGAAAATAGTCTGGGATCAGCTTTTGAATGGGAAACACAACTGATTGTTTCTTACAACGAAAATTATGTAGATAAAGAAAAATTTGAATATTTAGAAAATAGAATTTTACAAATACAGAAAATGATTGGTTCTTTTATAGATAATCTTAAAGAATAAAATCTAGTTTCTAGCTTCTAGATTCTAGATTCTCGTTTTCAAAATAACAATTATAGAATGAGTAGAACGGCATACATAGTAAAAGCATATAGAACCGCGGTGGGAAAAGCACCAAAAGGAGTATTTAGATTTAAAAGACCGGATGAACTGGCAGCAGAGACGATCGAACATATGATGAAAGAACTGCCGGATTTTGATAAAACCCGTATTGACGATGTGATCGTAGGGAACGCAATGCCAGAGGCAGAACAGGGATTAAACGTTGCTCGTTTGATCTCACTGATGGGATTAAAAGTAGAGGATGTACCCGGAGTGACGGTAAATCGATACTGTGCTTCCGGAATAGAAACGATCGGGATGGCAACAGCCAAGATTCAATCCGGAATGGCAGATTGTATTATTGCGGGAGGTGCGGAAAGTATGTCTTACATCCCTATGGGTGGGTATAAACCTACCCCCGACTACCAGGTAGCCAAGTCTGGTAATGAAGATTATTATTGGGGAATGGGACTAACTGCAGAAGCAGTAGCACACCAGTTTAAAGTGTCTCGTGAAGACCAGGATGAATTTGCATACAACTCGCATCAAAAAGCATTAAATGCACAGAAAGAAGGGAAGTTTGACGAACAGATTGTTCCGATTGATATTGAACATGTGTATGTAGATGAAAATGGAAAAAAAGCGACAAAAAATTATACCGTAGCTCAGGATGAAGGTCCGCGAGCAGATACTCGATTGGAAATTCTGGCAAAATTACGTCCGGTTTTTGAAGCCGGAGGTAGTGTTACTGCTGGTAATTCTTCGCAAATGAGTGACGGAGCCGCCTTTGTATTAGTGATGAGTGAAGAAATGGTCAAAGAATTAAACCTAGAACCTATCGCACGACTGGTTAATTATGCTGCTGCTGGAGTAGAACCTAGAATTATGGGGATCGGACCGGTAAAAGCGGTACCCAAAGCTTTAAAACAAGCAGGCTTAAAACAGGAAGATATTGAACTAATTGAATTAAATGAAGCCTTTGCTTCACAGTCTTTGGCAGTAATCCGCGAACTAGGATTAAACAAAGACATCATTAATGTAAATGGAGGGGCAATTGCATTAGGACATCCATTGGGTTGTACCGGGGCTAAGCTGTCCGTCCAGTTGTTTGATGAGATGCGTAAAAGAAACCTAAAAGGCAAGTACGGACTAGTCACCATGTGTGTCGGTACCGGACAAGGCGCCGCTGGGGTTTATGAATTTTTAAATTAGACATTAGATGGGTAGACTCTAGATTCTAGACTTAACCTTTTAATAAAATAAGTTAATTATAAATAATAAAATCTAGGCTCTAGTTTCTAGTAGTCTAGTTTCTTAATAAAAAAGTTATGAGTACAGAAACGATAAATAAAGAGATTTTAAGAGGAGGACAGTTCCTGGTAAAAGAAACGAAGGCAGAAGATGTATTTACACCCGAAGATTTTACAGAGGAGCAAAAAATGATGCGTGATAGCACTAAAGAATTTGTAGACAGAGAATTGTGGGCGCATTGGGAGCGTTTTGAAAAGAAAGATTACGCTTACACCGAAGAATGTATGCGTAAAGCTGGAGAACTAGGCTTATTAGGAGTCGCAGTTCCTGAAGAATACGATGGTCTGGGAATGGGCTTTGTCTCGACGATGCTGGTTTGTGATTATATCTCCGGAGCCACGGGTTCTTTTAGCACCGCTTTTGGAGCACATACGGGGATTGGTACGATGCCTATCACCTTATACGGAAATGAAGAACAAAAGAAAAAATACGTACCTAAATTAGCTACTGGAGAATGGTTTGGTGCCTACTGTTTGACAGAGCCCGGTGCAGGGTCTGACGCAAATTCAGGGAAAACCAAAGCTGTTTTATCTGAGGATGGGAAACATTATTTAATTTCCGGACAGAAAATGTGGATATCCAACGCTGGTTTTTGTAACCTGTTTATTGTTTTTGCCCGAATTGAAGATGATAAAAATATTACCGGATTTATTGTTGAAAATGATCCTTCTAACGGAATATCCCTGGGTGATGAAGAAAAAAAATTAGGGATTCACTCCTCCTCTACCCGTCAGGTGTTCTTTGAAAATACAAAAGTATCCGTAGACAATATGTTGTCTGAGCGCGGAAACGGTTTTAAAATAGCCATGAATGCTTTGAATGTTGGCCGAATCAAATTGGCTGCGGCTTGTTTAGATGCACAACGTCGGGTGATCAATGAGGCCGTAACTTATGCGCAGGAACGTATTCAATTTAAAACCCCAATTATCAATTTTGGAGCAATTAAAGCCAAAATTGCAGAAATGGCTACTAATACCTACGTTGATGAAGCGGCCAGCTATCGGGCTGCCAAAAATATTGAAGATCGAATTGCAATTCGTCAATCCGAAGGAAATTCACATCAGGAAGCAGAGTTAAAAGGTGTAGAAGAATATGCTATTGAATGTTCTATCTTAAAAGTAGCAGTTTCTGAAGATGTTCAAAATACCACGGATGAAGGAATTCAAATTTTGGGAGGTATGGGATTCTCAGCAGATACCCCTATGGAGTCTGCCTGGAGAGATGCTCGTATTGCTAGAATTTATGAAGGTACTAATGAAATCAACCGAATGCTTGCCGTAGGTATGCTGGTTAAGAAAGCTATGAAAGGCCATGTGGATTTACTAGGCCCAGCTATGAAAGTTGCCGATGAATTGACCGGAATTCCTTCTTTTGACATGCCGGATTATTCCGAATTATTTGCAGAGGAAAAAGAATTATTGGGAAAATTAAAAAAGGTATTCCTAATGGTTGCAGGTGCAGCGGTTCAAAAATTCGGACCAAAATTAGAAGAAAACCAACAATTGTTATTAGCAGCAGCAGATATTCTGATCGAAATTTATATGGCGGAATCTGCCATTCTACGTACTGAGAAAAATGCAAAACGCTTTGGTGAAGCTTCTCAGGAAACTCAGATTGCTATGTCGCAGTTATATTTATACAACGCAGTTGATATTATCAATCAAAAAGGAAAAGAAGCTATTGTTTCTTTTGCCGAAGGTGATGAACAACGTATGATGTTAATGGGTTTAAAACGCTTTACCAAGTATGCA from Aquimarina sp. ERC-38 includes these protein-coding regions:
- a CDS encoding T9SS type A sorting domain-containing protein; its protein translation is MKTNLLKESKKVWQAAVFSLLCGISFANAQDVLFTNVDPVEDVLTISNPTNATVDLSNYQLCLGPGTYLRIGSLTPIEGDVMLAAGEDVVLSYTMEDEADGLSLFSQSSFSSSDPTILIDYVQWGAANQPRVDQAVAARRWGDVNDFVMGVPPYTSTEGGSSEAWATALSGGTITGGPFDFIVDGTADMIPEGSITLEGAIGDNMSYVITDADLNILGLPPTIEALEGVNFDEAGVGVCLIWHISHDGTLTGAAMGENVSNLSGNFALSNSITVVRSTTDEVVGGTLVGGPYEFVVGDGVPSMIPAGSLTLEGAVGDFSGYIITDDRAEILGLPPTIEALEGVNFDDAGTGTCLIFHISHDGSLNNAEMGVRLGDLEGNFSISEPVRVFRKTVNGGTITGGPFEFTVDGTADMIPAGSITLDGAVGPNMSYVITDADLNILGLPPTIEALEGVNFDEAGAGVCLIWHISHDGSLEGAAVGGDASTLMGNFDLSNSITVIRPSTVTVDGGTLTGGPFEFVVGDGIRDEIDIRDITLEGAEGDFQDYLLTDEDGNILRGPTSIREVLVGVNFDTRDAGVCLIWHISHDGSLYGADRGANAADLQGNFDLSNAIEVIRTASEEEVEGGTLTGGPFAFCVGDGEADSIDPDAITLEGAVGANMAWVITDTQGEILGLPATFSDVDFDGAGEGDCLVWHISHDGTLEGAEVGAVAPGDLSGNFSLSNPITVERLTGDDCEILSTDDFSRETAFSVYPQPASTLLNLEMNLTVTNDTRVVLYNMVGQEVKALDITNENVTSIDVSDLSSGLYILSLTNQNGSDSFNKQVIIN
- a CDS encoding AMP-dependent synthetase/ligase, which gives rise to MDTITRLFDFPHYQIERFNLPDALVTKYNGEWVKTSTKEYLDKANKLSRGLLRLGIQPNDKVAIISTNNRTEWNITDIGILQTGAQDVPIYPTISQEDYEYVLNHSESKYCFVSDKEVFEKVKNIQANVPSLQGVYSYDEVAGCKSWNEVLDLGKDESNQEEVKQRMANVKETDLATLIYTSGTTGRPKGVMLSHQNVVSNALNSSTRFPIIDGNTRALSFLPVCHIYERMLMYLYQYRGVSIYFAESIEAISDNLKEVKPHVMTAVPRLLEKVYDKIIAKGADLDGIKKKLFFWAVELGLEYQPYGANGWWYEKKLGIARKIIFSKWHEGLGGELQLIACGSAALQSRLAKVFNAAGIGVMEGYGLTETSPVIAVNDKRDKGFKIGTVGKPIPHTEVKIADDGEILVKGPQVMLGYYKDDIKTNEVLQNGYFHTGDIGEIDSEGFLKITDRKKEIFKTSGGKYVAPQIIENAMKQSRFIEQIMVIGEGEKMPAAFIQPNFEFVKEWAERKGIVIGTNNIEIVSNQKVIDRFQEEVTEHNAKFGKWEQVKRFELTPDEWSIEAEHLTPTMKLKRRVIKAKYQNLYDKIYISV
- a CDS encoding nucleoid-associated protein, whose translation is MINLYNAQIESLSIHRIGNKSRNEKIFLSEAPYQLNDELTALLKEYFFKPFREKEENYFQFTNEVDVEFNPLFKIVTEIFEQPETAHEKSKQITSLLYEQSQHPHIKGGEVYSTYLENVMIDNQKVAAIGIFKSELKSDFLQFEEKGSNLDIFLQQGVNLNKLDKGCLIFNIKKEEGYKILSIDSNRYDTKYWLEQFLGVEAFEDENFYTKKYMKFCQDFAKDVVRPAEDKKEEVMFMNRAVNHFAKNDEFEETAFLNEVIENPELIPEFKHYKTEKAPKYHIEDLTSFPIANTAVTAARKKIKNLISLDTNIQIKMDFINPESAEKFVEKGWDEEKQMYYYLVYFNKETT
- a CDS encoding 3-hydroxyacyl-CoA dehydrogenase/enoyl-CoA hydratase family protein; the encoded protein is MKRNIKKVAVIGSGIMGSGIACHFANIGVEVLLLDIVPRELTDKEKAKGLSLEDKVVRNRLVNEALATALKSKPSPIYHQKFASRITTGNLEDDIAGIKEVDWIIEVVVERLDIKKKVFENLEKYRKEGTLITSNTSGIPIKFMSEGRSDDFKKHFCGTHFFNPARYLKLFEIIPGPETSDEVLSFLNTYGEKFLGKTSVVAKDTPAFIGNRIGIFSIMSLFHMVKEMDLTVEEVDKLTGPVIGRPKSATFRTVDVVGLDTLVHVANGIAENCPDDERHELFKLPDFISTLMKNKWLGSKTGQGFYKKERKKDGSSDILTLDLNTMDYREKKRASFPTLEMTKTIDKVVDRFKVLVNGKDKAGEFYRKNFTALFAYVSNRIPEITEEFYKIDDAMKAGFGWEHGPFQIWDAIGVEKAIELMKAEGYEPASWVNDMIASGSTSFYTIKDGATYYYDISKKEQVKVPGQDAFIILDNIRKSAEVFKNSGVVVEDLGDGILNVEFQSKMNSIGGDVLAGLNKAIDIAEKDFQGLVVGNQGANFSVGANIGMIFMMAVEQEYDELNMAVKYFQDSCMRLRYSAIPTVVAPHGMTLGGGCEMTLHADKVVAAAESYIGLVEFGVGVIPGGGGSKEMALRASDMFQKNDVELNVLQEHFLTIGMAKVSTSAYEAYDTNILQQGKDIVVVNKDRQIATAKAYAQLMAEQGYTQPIRRKDVKVLGKQALGMFLVGTDAMEAGKYISEHDKKIANKLAYVMAGGDLSEATMVSEQYLLDLEREAFLSLTTERKSLERIEHMLKKGKPLRN
- a CDS encoding MarR family winged helix-turn-helix transcriptional regulator, yielding MKEKTIDYTLRATWMAVAKMYNEEAGKKGSTMATGFALLSIDPEKGTPSTSLGPKMGMEATSLSRTLKMMEEKGLIFRKKNPMDGRGVLIYLTDFGKDMRDFSKEVVLTFDKVVRENIAPEKLSIFFEVFQKINDLIAMKKIYKNNESIKS